In Aegilops tauschii subsp. strangulata cultivar AL8/78 chromosome 3, Aet v6.0, whole genome shotgun sequence, one genomic interval encodes:
- the LOC109735773 gene encoding tyrosine N-monooxygenase-like, translating to MLGACSSVSLLLVVIAFLYLAHRLSPKSKMCGRTCSSAPLPPGPSPWPVVGNLPEMMLHKPAFRWIHLVMKEMGTDIACFRLGGIHVVPVTCPEIAREVLTRQDANFVSRPLSFASRAISYGYKDAVLSPFGDQWKKMRRVLTSEIVCPSRHRWFHDKRADEADNFTRYVYALTSGATGSSSTSGANVDVRHASRHYCGNVIRRLVFGKRYFGEPQPDGGPGQLEVEHIDATFTSLGLLFSFCVSDYLPWLLGLDLDGHEKKVRQANATISRLHDMVIDERWRQRKGGERREEPQDQDFLDVLITVNDGDGNPLLTIEEVKAVCKDITLAAVDNPSNAVEWALAEMVNSPELLDKAMEEIDRVVGRERLVQESDIPQLNYAKACIREAFRLHPVASFNLPHVATTDTTVIGYRVPKGSHVILSRTGLGRNPTIWDEPLRFRPERHMGDDIDVTLTESRLRFISFSTGRRGCMAASLGTAMSVMLFGRLLQGFTWTKPAGVSVIHLSESKHNLFMAKPLVLHAEPRLPMHLYPPRAC from the exons ATGCTGGGTGCTTGCTCCTCTGTGTCCCTCCTACTTGTCGTAATAGCGTTCCTATACCTCGCACATAGGTTAAGCCCCAAGAGCAAGATGTGTGGTCGCACATGCTCGTCGGCGCCGCTTCCGCCAGGGCCGTCGCCGTGGCCGGTTGTAGGCAACCTGCCGGAGATGATGCTCCACAAGCCGGCGTTCCGGTGGATCCATCTGGTGATGAAGGAGATGGGCACCGACATCGCCTGCTTCCGCCTCGGCGGCATCCACGTCGTCCCGGTCACCTGCCCCGAGATCGCGAGGGAGGTGCTCACGAGGCAGGACGCCAACTTCGTGTCCCGCCCGCTCAGCTTCGCCTCCAGGGCCATCAGCTACGGGTACAAGGACGCCGTGCTCTCGCCGTTCGGCGACCAGTGGAAGAAGATGCGCCGGGTGCTCACCTCCGAGATCGTCTGCCCTTCCCGCCACAGGTGGTTCCACGACAAGCGCGCCGACGAGGCCGACAACTTCACACGCTACGTCTACGCCCTCACTTCCGGTGCCACGGGCTCGTCGTCAACGTCGGGAGCTAACGTGGACGTCAGGCACGCCTCACGGCATTACTGCGGCAACGTCATCCGCCGGCTTGTCTTCGGCAAGCGGTACTTCGGCGAGCCCCAGCCCGACGGCGGTCCGGGGCAGCTCGAGGTGGAGCACATAGACGCCACCTTCACCTCCCTGGGGCTCCTCTTCTCCTTCTGCGTCAGCGACTACCTCCCGTGGCTGCTTGGCCTTGACCTCGACGGCCACGAGAAGAAGGTCAGGCAGGCCAACGCGACCATAAGTAGACTGCACGACATGGTCATCGACGAGCGGTGGAGGCAGCGGAAGGGCGGCGAGAGGCGGGAGGAGCCCCAGGACCAGGATTTCCTAGACGTTCTCATCACCGTCAATGACGGGGATGGCAACCCGTTGCTTACCATCGAGGAGGTCAAAGCAGTGTGCAAG GACATAACGTTAGCGGCGGTAGACAACCCGTCCAACGCCGTGGAGTGGGCGCTGGCGGAGATGGTGAACAGCCCGGAGTTGCTGGACAAGGCAATGGAGGAGATAGATCGGGTGGTGGGCCGAGAGCGGCTGGTGCAAGAGTCGGACATCCCACAACTTAACTACGCCAAGGCGTGCATACGCGAGGCATTTCGACTGCATCCAGTCGCTTCCTTTAACTTGCCGCATGTAGCGACCACTGACACCACTGTCATCGGCTACCGTGTGCCCAAGGGTAGCCATGTCATCCTCAGTCGGACTGGCCTGGGCCGGAACCCGACCATTTGGGACGAGCCACTCCGGTTCAGGCCAGAGCGCCACATGGGAGACGACATTGATGTGACACTAACGGAGAGCAGATTGCGGTTCATCTCCTTCAGCACCGGCCGTCGTGGCTGCATGGCGGCATCGCTAGGGACGGCCATGAGTGTTATGCTCTTCGGGAGGCTCCTACAGGGCTTCACATGGACCAAACCGGCCGGCGTGTCTGTCATCCATCTTAGTGAGTCCAAGCACAACCTTTTTATGGCAAAGCCGCTAGTGTTGCATGCCGAGCCACGTCTTCCGATGCACCTATACCCTCCTCGGGCCTGTTAA